The following are encoded together in the Methanosarcina flavescens genome:
- a CDS encoding nitrilase-related carbon-nitrogen hydrolase, with amino-acid sequence MKVACVQMDVLHCRKQKNLEKALYMAHEAVRGGAELIVFPELFSTGFCYERFEHAAETLPSPVLENLACFSEANDCIIMGSIIEKVVSGEVSGSRELADSQKPAISSSDNSVLYYNLGFCFESGILAGTYRKTHPFKGENQYFSRGSSIEPIALKKRNLKIGFQICYELRFPEVTRKLALAGSDLLVTTAAFPNPRSEHWRILAKARAIENQIPHIACNRMGSAPDCTYFGNSMIIDAWGEVKADASDRECVIVCELDLSAKDEIRKFIPVFEDRRTELYI; translated from the coding sequence ATGAAAGTTGCTTGTGTCCAGATGGATGTGCTGCACTGCAGGAAGCAGAAAAACCTTGAAAAAGCCCTTTATATGGCTCACGAAGCCGTAAGAGGAGGAGCTGAACTTATCGTTTTTCCCGAACTCTTTTCAACAGGCTTTTGCTATGAGCGTTTTGAACATGCAGCAGAAACCCTGCCTTCTCCTGTTCTTGAAAACCTGGCATGTTTTTCCGAAGCCAATGACTGCATTATCATGGGTTCAATAATTGAAAAAGTTGTTTCGGGAGAAGTTTCTGGCAGCAGGGAACTTGCGGATTCTCAAAAGCCCGCTATTTCGAGCTCAGATAATTCAGTGCTTTATTATAATCTCGGCTTTTGCTTTGAATCAGGAATTTTAGCAGGCACTTACCGGAAAACTCATCCTTTTAAGGGTGAAAACCAGTATTTTTCCAGGGGAAGCTCAATCGAACCTATTGCTTTAAAAAAGAGGAACCTGAAAATCGGTTTCCAGATCTGCTACGAGCTTCGTTTCCCTGAAGTTACAAGAAAGCTTGCTCTTGCCGGTTCTGACCTTCTTGTTACGACCGCAGCTTTCCCAAATCCCAGATCTGAGCACTGGAGAATCCTTGCAAAGGCAAGAGCAATCGAAAACCAGATCCCGCATATTGCCTGCAACCGCATGGGTTCGGCTCCCGACTGCACTTATTTCGGAAACTCAATGATAATTGACGCCTGGGGTGAAGTAAAAGCCGATGCAAGCGATCGAGAATGTGTAATTGTCTGCGAGCTTGACCTGTCCGCAAAAGATGAGATTCGAAAGTTTATTCCTGTATTTGAGGATAGGAGAACAGAGCTTTATATCTGA
- a CDS encoding ArsR family transcriptional regulator translates to MGKRTRIINDPSYLVPLLRTFGSRTHKKIFDALSNKWMTKVEIDEFIGSDSSKSLHVLKKAGLLESQWRVPEAGQKPSKEYHSSYSKVQVNFQCSFEDLSDIIMLTFKPYEEVKDAIEELERLVEEGNTSMSNLTRTLNKNPFYICAVARRSERLSVMGQRLKLIEDVEENYD, encoded by the coding sequence ATGGGTAAAAGAACTCGGATAATTAACGATCCTTCCTATTTAGTACCATTACTCAGGACTTTTGGGTCAAGAACTCATAAAAAAATATTCGATGCACTTTCAAACAAATGGATGACAAAAGTTGAGATTGACGAGTTCATAGGTTCAGACTCGTCAAAAAGCCTTCACGTTCTGAAAAAAGCCGGACTTCTTGAGAGCCAGTGGAGAGTTCCGGAGGCAGGACAAAAACCCTCCAAAGAATACCACAGCTCCTATTCCAAAGTTCAGGTTAACTTCCAGTGTTCTTTTGAAGATCTGAGCGATATCATCATGCTTACTTTTAAGCCGTATGAGGAAGTCAAAGACGCAATAGAAGAACTGGAAAGGCTTGTTGAAGAAGGCAATACCTCCATGAGCAACCTCACGCGGACCCTTAATAAAAACCCGTTTTATATCTGTGCAGTTGCTCGCAGATCTGAAAGGCTTTCGGTAATGGGACAGAGGTTAAAATTAATTGAAGATGTAGAGGAGAACTACGATTGA
- the leuS gene encoding leucine--tRNA ligase: protein MEPDYKPHEIEKKWQEKWNESQIFQAEPDKREKFFITIPYPYLNGNLHAGHTRTFTIGDVVARHKRMLGYNVLYPMGFHVTGTPIVGLAELIANRDPQTLDVYERLHGIPGDILPTLDTPEKIVDYFKRESEKAMRNIGYSIDWRRKFTTTDPTYKKFIEWQYIRLEEKGLIVKGSHPVKWCPNDNNPVEDHDILYGEEATIVEYTLIKFRYKDLVLPCATLRPETTYGVTNLWVNPDVTYVKAKVTQDGSEEFWVVSREAFKKLTFTDRTVEYIEDVPAKSIIGIKLTNPVTGDEVISLPASFVKPENGSGIVMSVPAHAPFDYLALRDLYDADLGEYGITEDLRNIKLISLIKVPEFGEFPAKEIVESMGIENQKDPRAEEATKIVYRKEFHGGVLKEITGKYEGHAVSKIKDILTRDFISSNAGETFYEFSEPVVCRCGTPCVVNMVKGQWFLNYSNPEWKAKVYKCLSGMRIIPEEYRVEFENKVDWLKDKACARRKGLGTRLPFDKEWLIESLGDSTIYMSYYIIARFIESGDLKLEQLTLSFFDYVLLGKGDLTAVSADTGLSPELLEEIRRHFNYWYPVDLRSSGKDLVPNHLLFFLFHHVALFEEEKWPKALAVNGFVSLEGQKMSKSKGPILTMENAVSRYGADITRMYILSTAEQTQDADWQRTGIESARRQVDRFYSFAKDVIESGKRANLSTELKQIDRWILSRIQKYIRDTNSSLYSIQTREAIQNSFFLLINDVRWYQRRGGETLLYYVLDNWVRLMAPFTPHLCEEIWEAMGHEDPISLAQYPLYNKDLIDDGAELAEEVIKGTLEDIEEIIRVTKMTPQTVHLYTAPAWKAETVRCACNMQLEGSLEVGTLIKALMANPDLKRFGKEIPKFVQKLVPEFKSGGAERYEVFAGPGLDEQALLKESASFLEKEIGCPVEVHSADSPAFDPEKKSRFAEPLRPAIYIEQAKKEE, encoded by the coding sequence ATGGAGCCGGATTATAAGCCTCACGAGATCGAAAAAAAATGGCAGGAAAAGTGGAACGAAAGCCAGATTTTCCAGGCTGAGCCTGATAAACGAGAAAAATTTTTCATAACCATCCCCTACCCCTACCTGAACGGGAACCTGCATGCAGGACATACCCGGACCTTTACCATAGGGGATGTCGTTGCAAGGCACAAGCGGATGCTCGGGTACAATGTGCTTTACCCTATGGGCTTTCATGTGACAGGCACACCCATTGTGGGGCTTGCCGAACTGATTGCAAACCGGGACCCTCAGACTCTGGACGTCTATGAACGTCTTCATGGGATTCCAGGAGATATTCTCCCCACGCTTGATACCCCGGAAAAGATCGTTGATTATTTCAAGCGTGAATCCGAGAAAGCCATGCGTAATATCGGGTATTCTATTGACTGGAGGCGCAAGTTTACCACGACTGACCCGACATATAAGAAGTTCATTGAGTGGCAGTACATCCGGCTTGAAGAAAAGGGCCTCATTGTGAAAGGCTCGCATCCTGTAAAATGGTGCCCGAATGACAATAACCCTGTAGAAGATCATGACATTCTGTATGGAGAAGAAGCTACCATCGTCGAATATACGCTGATCAAGTTCCGATATAAGGATCTGGTATTGCCCTGTGCAACCCTCAGGCCTGAAACGACATATGGAGTGACTAACCTCTGGGTCAACCCTGATGTGACTTATGTAAAAGCAAAAGTCACGCAGGATGGAAGCGAAGAGTTCTGGGTTGTCAGCAGGGAAGCTTTCAAGAAACTTACATTTACTGACCGGACAGTCGAGTATATTGAGGATGTGCCTGCAAAATCCATAATAGGAATAAAACTCACAAACCCGGTTACTGGGGATGAAGTAATTTCCCTTCCTGCATCCTTTGTAAAACCTGAAAACGGAAGCGGAATAGTAATGAGTGTACCTGCTCATGCACCTTTTGACTACCTGGCTCTTCGAGACCTTTACGATGCTGACCTGGGCGAGTACGGGATAACCGAAGATCTCAGGAATATCAAACTGATTTCCCTTATCAAGGTGCCCGAATTCGGGGAGTTCCCTGCAAAAGAAATTGTTGAGAGCATGGGAATTGAAAACCAAAAGGACCCGAGAGCCGAAGAAGCCACAAAAATCGTATATAGAAAGGAATTCCACGGCGGTGTTCTTAAGGAGATTACAGGAAAATACGAAGGTCATGCTGTTTCCAAAATAAAGGACATCCTTACCAGGGACTTCATCAGCTCAAACGCAGGGGAGACTTTTTACGAATTCAGCGAACCTGTAGTCTGCCGCTGCGGTACACCCTGTGTAGTAAATATGGTGAAAGGCCAGTGGTTCCTTAATTATTCGAATCCCGAATGGAAAGCAAAAGTTTACAAATGCCTCAGTGGGATGCGGATCATTCCTGAGGAGTACAGGGTAGAGTTTGAAAACAAGGTTGACTGGCTCAAGGATAAAGCCTGTGCCCGCAGGAAAGGCCTTGGAACTCGTCTTCCCTTTGATAAGGAATGGTTGATTGAGTCCCTTGGAGATTCGACAATTTACATGAGCTATTATATCATTGCCAGGTTTATCGAAAGCGGTGATCTGAAGCTCGAACAACTTACCCTTTCATTCTTCGACTATGTCCTGCTTGGAAAGGGCGACCTGACAGCCGTCAGCGCGGATACCGGGCTCAGTCCTGAGCTACTTGAAGAAATCCGCAGGCATTTCAATTACTGGTATCCGGTTGACCTGCGCTCTTCGGGAAAAGACCTTGTACCCAACCACCTGCTCTTTTTCCTCTTCCACCATGTAGCTCTCTTTGAAGAGGAGAAGTGGCCGAAAGCGCTTGCAGTAAACGGCTTTGTCTCCCTTGAAGGACAGAAAATGAGCAAATCCAAAGGCCCGATCCTGACTATGGAAAATGCGGTCAGCCGTTACGGTGCGGACATAACAAGGATGTATATCCTTTCCACAGCCGAGCAGACGCAGGATGCAGACTGGCAGAGGACAGGAATCGAATCTGCCAGAAGGCAGGTGGACAGGTTCTATTCCTTTGCTAAGGATGTTATAGAGAGCGGAAAACGTGCAAACCTGAGCACTGAGCTGAAACAGATCGACCGCTGGATCCTTTCCAGGATACAGAAATATATCCGGGACACGAATTCTTCCCTTTACTCTATTCAGACAAGGGAAGCAATCCAGAACTCCTTCTTCCTGCTGATAAACGATGTCAGATGGTACCAGAGGAGAGGCGGAGAAACCCTGCTCTATTATGTGCTGGACAACTGGGTCAGGCTTATGGCTCCCTTTACCCCCCACCTCTGTGAGGAAATCTGGGAAGCAATGGGGCACGAAGACCCGATTTCCCTTGCTCAGTACCCGCTCTATAACAAAGACCTGATAGATGACGGCGCAGAGCTTGCCGAAGAAGTGATAAAGGGAACCCTGGAAGACATTGAGGAGATTATAAGGGTAACAAAGATGACCCCGCAGACGGTTCATCTCTATACGGCCCCTGCCTGGAAAGCCGAAACCGTCAGGTGTGCCTGCAATATGCAGCTTGAAGGTTCTCTTGAGGTAGGTACGCTTATAAAAGCCCTGATGGCAAATCCCGACCTCAAACGGTTTGGAAAAGAGATCCCAAAGTTTGTGCAGAAACTTGTCCCCGAATTCAAAAGTGGAGGTGCAGAACGGTATGAGGTCTTTGCAGGTCCGGGGCTTGATGAGCAGGCTCTCCTGAAAGAATCAGCTTCCTTCCTGGAAAAAGAGATCGGTTGCCCTGTTGAAGTCCACAGTGCCGACTCACCTGCCTTTGACCCTGAAAAGAAGTCAAGGTTTGCCGAGCCGCTAAGGCCAGCAATTTACATCGAGCAGGCAAAGAAAGAAGAGTAA
- a CDS encoding deoxyhypusine synthase — protein MRLNVFTDNPTVPIDVKDRSISELMDGMLKTGFQGRKLAESVQAWYNMLKEEDMTVLMGLSGAMVPAGMRRVISYMIRERMIDCLVSTGANLFHDSHEALGKKHYIGSHLADDEKLFEHGVDRIYDVFAVEEEFRTADNLIADFAEEIGEISCSSREFMHLLGKELVRRGAAEDSIVVSAYRHNIPIFVPALSDSSIGIGLTIARRRGLRLDIDQIKDVDEVTQIVEKSGKTGVVYIGGGVPKNFIQQTEVIASILGMDIGGHDYALQYTTDAPHWGGLSGCTFDEAVSWGKISAQAKKVQVFVDATIALPIVAHALHEKCRGLKRNAPSFNWGGPEGLDIDYKE, from the coding sequence ATGCGTCTTAATGTATTCACAGATAACCCAACCGTTCCGATAGATGTAAAGGACAGGTCTATAAGCGAATTGATGGACGGAATGCTCAAAACAGGCTTCCAGGGAAGGAAGCTGGCAGAATCCGTTCAGGCCTGGTACAACATGTTAAAAGAAGAGGATATGACCGTGCTTATGGGTCTGTCAGGGGCGATGGTCCCTGCTGGCATGCGAAGGGTTATTTCTTATATGATCCGGGAGAGAATGATAGACTGCCTTGTAAGTACAGGGGCGAACCTGTTCCATGACTCACACGAAGCACTTGGCAAGAAGCATTATATAGGTTCACATCTGGCTGACGACGAGAAACTCTTTGAGCATGGTGTGGACAGAATTTACGATGTTTTTGCAGTGGAGGAGGAGTTCAGGACTGCAGATAACCTGATTGCGGATTTTGCAGAAGAAATTGGAGAAATTTCCTGTTCATCAAGGGAGTTCATGCACCTGCTCGGAAAGGAATTGGTAAGGCGCGGAGCTGCAGAAGATTCCATAGTTGTAAGTGCATACAGGCATAATATCCCTATCTTCGTTCCTGCACTTTCGGACAGTTCAATAGGGATTGGACTCACGATTGCAAGAAGGAGAGGCTTGAGACTTGATATAGACCAGATAAAAGACGTTGACGAAGTTACGCAGATTGTAGAAAAGTCAGGAAAGACTGGCGTTGTCTATATTGGAGGCGGAGTCCCAAAGAATTTCATCCAGCAGACAGAAGTAATAGCTTCTATCCTGGGAATGGATATCGGAGGGCATGATTATGCGCTTCAATACACTACTGATGCTCCACACTGGGGAGGACTTTCAGGCTGTACTTTTGATGAAGCCGTTTCCTGGGGAAAGATCTCAGCCCAGGCAAAAAAAGTGCAAGTTTTCGTAGATGCTACTATCGCTCTTCCTATTGTTGCCCATGCACTGCATGAAAAATGCCGTGGACTGAAGCGGAATGCCCCGAGTTTTAACTGGGGAGGGCCTGAAGGGCTTGATATTGATTATAAAGAATAA
- a CDS encoding DUF1622 domain-containing protein, giving the protein MVSEYIETFLLVFELLFEAVGTAIIIYGGLKATFQLFLREVLKRPYNLEKVRKGLTKKVLFGLEFYIVVAILGTLRDPSSEELLLLGGVVLIRTVLGYFLSKEIKEYKLEE; this is encoded by the coding sequence ATGGTCTCAGAATATATAGAGACATTCCTTCTGGTCTTCGAATTGCTCTTTGAAGCAGTAGGCACAGCTATTATAATCTACGGAGGTCTAAAAGCAACATTTCAGCTTTTCCTCCGTGAAGTGTTAAAAAGACCCTACAATCTGGAAAAGGTCAGAAAAGGGCTTACAAAAAAAGTACTTTTTGGGCTTGAGTTTTATATTGTAGTTGCCATCCTTGGAACTTTGAGAGACCCCTCCAGTGAGGAGCTTTTACTTCTGGGTGGTGTCGTCCTTATCAGAACCGTGCTTGGTTACTTTTTGAGCAAAGAAATCAAAGAATATAAACTTGAAGAATAA
- the thrC gene encoding threonine synthase — MYHLKCIECGAEYPKDEVIYTCSKCDGLLDVIYDYSSIKIDMEKLKTECPSVWKYAKLLPVEREPVTIREGGTPLYKCDRLAEKIGIKELYVKHEGMNPTGSFKDRGMTVGVTKALELGMNTVACASTGNTSAALAIYGAKAGIPVVVLLPAGKVALGKVAQALMHGAKVLSIRGNFDDALALVRTLCTQEKIYLLNSINPYRLEGQKTIGFEIADQLGFRVPDRIVLPVGNAGNITAIYKGFREFKKLGITDSLPKMTGIQAEGSCPIVKAIKNGAPEIIPEEKPETVATAIRIGNPVNAKKALTAIRESGGTAESVTDEEILAAQKDLARLEGIGVEPASAASVAGLKKLVDLGVIGRDETVVCITTGHLLKDPQTVIDVCEEPIVVDASIEAIREAIFGNTE, encoded by the coding sequence ATGTATCACCTGAAATGTATCGAATGCGGTGCAGAGTATCCTAAAGACGAAGTAATCTATACATGCAGCAAGTGTGACGGGCTGCTTGATGTTATTTACGATTATTCCTCAATTAAGATTGACATGGAAAAACTCAAGACCGAATGCCCTTCGGTCTGGAAGTACGCAAAACTTCTTCCTGTAGAAAGGGAACCTGTAACTATCAGGGAAGGCGGGACTCCCCTTTATAAGTGCGACCGTCTGGCTGAGAAGATAGGGATTAAAGAACTCTATGTAAAGCACGAAGGCATGAATCCTACAGGCTCTTTTAAAGACAGGGGAATGACTGTAGGAGTTACTAAAGCCCTTGAGCTTGGTATGAATACGGTTGCCTGTGCATCTACCGGGAACACGTCAGCAGCCCTTGCAATTTATGGGGCAAAAGCCGGAATTCCTGTAGTCGTACTTTTGCCTGCAGGAAAAGTCGCTCTTGGAAAGGTAGCTCAGGCCCTTATGCACGGGGCAAAGGTGCTCAGTATTCGCGGAAACTTTGACGATGCTCTTGCCCTTGTGCGCACCCTCTGCACCCAGGAAAAAATTTATCTCCTTAACTCTATCAACCCCTACAGGCTAGAAGGCCAGAAGACTATAGGTTTTGAGATTGCAGACCAGCTCGGATTCAGGGTTCCTGACAGAATTGTCCTCCCCGTAGGAAATGCAGGCAACATTACCGCAATTTATAAAGGCTTCAGGGAGTTTAAGAAGCTCGGCATAACCGATTCACTCCCGAAGATGACCGGAATTCAGGCTGAAGGTTCCTGCCCAATAGTAAAAGCCATAAAGAACGGAGCCCCGGAAATTATTCCCGAGGAAAAACCCGAAACTGTTGCAACTGCAATAAGGATTGGAAACCCCGTTAACGCAAAGAAAGCCCTGACTGCAATCCGGGAGTCAGGGGGGACCGCCGAATCCGTTACTGATGAAGAAATCCTTGCAGCCCAGAAAGACCTTGCAAGGCTTGAAGGCATAGGAGTCGAACCTGCGAGTGCAGCCTCGGTTGCAGGACTCAAGAAACTGGTCGATCTTGGCGTTATAGGCAGAGACGAAACTGTTGTCTGTATCACTACAGGCCACCTGCTTAAAGATCCTCAAACCGTAATTGATGTCTGCGAAGAACCGATTGTAGTGGATGCCAGCATAGAAGCTATCAGAGAAGCTATCTTCGGAAATACTGAATAA
- a CDS encoding pyruvoyl-dependent arginine decarboxylase, translated as MITKLIPRKVFFTGGVGTHSVNLESFEVALQDAAIEKINPVTVSSILPPYSNWANEVPLRNLSFPVQ; from the coding sequence ATGATTACGAAGTTAATTCCCAGAAAAGTATTCTTTACAGGCGGAGTTGGTACACACTCTGTAAATCTTGAATCATTTGAAGTTGCGCTCCAGGATGCTGCTATTGAAAAAATTAATCCTGTAACTGTAAGCTCTATCCTGCCTCCTTACAGCAACTGGGCAAATGAAGTACCTCTCAGGAATCTCAGTTTCCCAGTTCAGTAG
- a CDS encoding DUF1622 domain-containing protein, translating into MVVEFLVLVLEIFVQYFEIVSALIIIYGGLRTMYKILYIEVFKRPGSYQRVRREFTDRIILGLELLIIADLLETLRRHSLEDLLLVGAVVLVRILLSHFLSREEENITLIEDEPSEVV; encoded by the coding sequence ATGGTAGTGGAATTTCTTGTCTTAGTTCTGGAGATCTTTGTGCAGTACTTCGAGATTGTTAGCGCGCTCATTATAATATATGGGGGACTAAGGACTATGTATAAAATCTTATATATAGAAGTTTTTAAAAGACCTGGAAGTTACCAGAGAGTAAGGCGAGAATTTACAGACAGGATAATCCTGGGACTCGAGCTCCTGATTATTGCAGATTTGCTTGAAACCCTTAGAAGGCACTCATTAGAAGATCTCCTGCTGGTAGGGGCTGTTGTATTAGTTCGGATCCTTCTTAGCCATTTTCTCAGTAGAGAGGAAGAGAATATAACTTTGATTGAAGATGAACCTTCAGAAGTAGTGTGA
- a CDS encoding cation-translocating P-type ATPase, with amino-acid sequence MTDLSKWWAGSISDLVNFYKTDIRTGLSEKQVQKNAERFGKNTFAELKPASAFFLLIEGMKSPMMLLLLSIAALSFIFSRFLEAAVMVFVVIAYILIELINKARTDRALKQLKALAQPTSTVIRAGNKLEIASSELVAGDLIVLSPGVRVPADGRIIESKGLVVDESTLTGESTPLRKDTESEVPEEAPLTERTNSVFSGTIVLDGEGTVLVTAVGEKSEFGKIAREVQITEKENTYLQIAMINLAKMLAVVAVAVSLIIPGIGVLRGQDFQQMVITWLALTFLMVPGQPPIIITMALALASFELAKENVITKRLRGTETLGFVTVVVTDKTGTVTENKICLKKFISAEGDKLELSLEQSDVREKILLSLPEHSKDPTDEAVLEALGKIQGKKFPPDIFTGFAKGQPWRVLVYKKDNGFLHAIAGKPEILINSSNLSEREKEKLLEILEKETAAGERVVAYAVRILDKPETDKLKDLDFVALAVLTDPIREGVKEAIASLEMAGVKTVIVTGDHPGTAKAIAEKIGLRGEVVTGDQIESLEDEELVEVVKKTGVFARVAPLQKLRLIKALQANGEKVAMIGDGINDAAAIKSANVGIAMGKVGTDLAKESADLVLTDDNYIHIPDAIANGRKSLDNFQKGITYYLTAKAILLSIFLIPLILGIPFPLNPIHIIIVELLMDLASSTIFVTEQKEPDLLQRMPENIQEHLKSTILKKIFVNGIGLASGITVLYIFLYYHTGDLVLAQTAAFSTWLLGHICLALNMKQRQLPLLKQGIFSNRFASLWLAGMIVLTKAMTNIPTFFPYLKTTFLPLWVWEIILIVVIVTTFWIEIRKIFRFYIAKTNF; translated from the coding sequence ATGACAGATTTATCGAAATGGTGGGCTGGCTCAATTTCAGATCTTGTAAATTTTTACAAGACTGACATAAGAACTGGTCTCTCAGAAAAGCAGGTTCAAAAAAATGCTGAGAGATTTGGTAAAAATACATTTGCCGAACTCAAACCTGCCAGTGCTTTTTTTCTTCTTATTGAAGGAATGAAATCGCCCATGATGCTGCTGCTTCTTTCTATAGCCGCCCTCTCCTTTATATTCTCCAGGTTTTTAGAAGCCGCTGTAATGGTTTTTGTCGTCATAGCTTACATTCTCATAGAATTGATTAATAAAGCAAGAACTGATCGTGCTCTCAAACAGCTAAAAGCACTGGCACAGCCAACATCAACCGTTATCAGAGCAGGAAATAAACTGGAGATTGCATCATCTGAGCTTGTAGCTGGGGATCTGATTGTCTTATCCCCAGGAGTTCGTGTTCCTGCTGATGGTCGAATTATTGAAAGCAAAGGCCTGGTTGTTGATGAATCCACGCTAACAGGTGAATCAACTCCATTGAGGAAAGATACTGAATCTGAGGTTCCGGAAGAAGCGCCACTTACAGAGAGAACTAACTCCGTATTTTCAGGCACTATCGTCCTTGACGGTGAAGGAACTGTACTTGTTACTGCTGTTGGAGAGAAAAGTGAATTTGGCAAAATCGCAAGAGAAGTGCAGATAACAGAAAAAGAAAACACCTATCTCCAAATTGCCATGATAAATCTGGCAAAAATGCTAGCAGTTGTTGCAGTTGCAGTTAGTCTTATTATACCTGGCATAGGAGTATTGAGAGGTCAGGATTTTCAGCAAATGGTAATTACCTGGTTAGCTTTGACATTCCTGATGGTCCCAGGGCAACCTCCAATTATAATTACAATGGCACTTGCACTGGCTTCCTTTGAACTTGCAAAAGAAAACGTTATAACAAAACGTTTGAGAGGCACGGAAACACTTGGTTTTGTAACTGTGGTCGTAACAGATAAAACAGGGACAGTTACAGAAAATAAAATATGCCTTAAGAAATTTATTTCTGCTGAAGGAGATAAATTAGAACTATCACTAGAGCAATCTGACGTGAGAGAAAAAATACTTCTGTCGCTTCCAGAACATTCAAAAGACCCAACAGACGAAGCAGTTCTGGAAGCACTTGGAAAGATTCAGGGTAAAAAATTCCCTCCCGACATATTCACTGGTTTTGCCAAGGGCCAGCCCTGGCGTGTACTTGTATACAAAAAAGATAATGGCTTTCTCCACGCAATAGCAGGAAAACCTGAGATACTTATTAACAGCTCAAACCTTTCCGAAAGAGAAAAGGAAAAATTGCTTGAGATTTTAGAAAAAGAAACTGCTGCTGGCGAACGTGTAGTTGCTTATGCTGTGCGTATTTTAGATAAACCAGAAACTGACAAGCTAAAAGATCTTGATTTCGTTGCTCTTGCAGTATTGACAGATCCAATCCGGGAAGGCGTGAAAGAAGCCATAGCTTCGCTTGAGATGGCTGGAGTAAAAACGGTTATTGTTACCGGAGATCACCCCGGTACTGCTAAAGCAATCGCAGAAAAAATAGGATTAAGAGGAGAAGTAGTAACTGGCGATCAGATCGAGAGCCTGGAAGACGAAGAGCTTGTGGAGGTGGTAAAGAAAACTGGAGTATTTGCACGAGTTGCTCCACTCCAGAAGCTTCGGCTGATAAAGGCCTTACAGGCCAATGGGGAAAAAGTTGCTATGATTGGGGACGGCATAAATGATGCCGCCGCAATAAAATCAGCTAATGTGGGCATAGCGATGGGAAAAGTAGGTACTGACCTGGCAAAAGAAAGTGCCGATCTTGTATTAACTGATGACAATTATATTCACATTCCAGATGCAATAGCAAACGGCAGGAAATCCCTGGACAATTTCCAGAAAGGGATTACATATTATCTTACTGCTAAAGCAATACTGCTTTCAATTTTCCTGATTCCTCTAATACTTGGAATTCCTTTTCCTCTTAATCCAATTCATATAATTATAGTTGAGCTGCTGATGGATCTTGCTTCTTCAACTATATTTGTTACTGAGCAGAAAGAACCTGATTTATTACAACGTATGCCAGAAAATATTCAAGAGCATTTGAAATCAACCATATTGAAGAAAATATTTGTAAATGGTATCGGACTGGCATCAGGAATAACTGTTCTTTATATTTTTTTATATTACCATACAGGTGACCTTGTCCTTGCACAGACTGCAGCGTTCTCAACCTGGTTACTTGGACATATCTGCCTTGCACTAAATATGAAGCAAAGGCAGCTTCCTCTCCTGAAACAGGGTATTTTTTCAAATCGTTTTGCGTCATTATGGCTTGCCGGAATGATTGTGCTTACCAAAGCAATGACAAATATCCCCACGTTTTTCCCTTATTTGAAGACTACCTTTCTTCCTCTATGGGTGTGGGAAATTATTCTGATTGTGGTAATAGTCACTACTTTCTGGATAGAGATTAGGAAAATTTTCAGATTTTACATTGCAAAAACGAATTTTTAA